A genomic window from Massilia sp. METH4 includes:
- a CDS encoding formate/nitrite transporter family protein — translation MAYLVPSEFVTKMVDAGESKIYMATRDALIRAYMAGAILALAAVFAVSCTVATGIPLVGAMLFPVGFCMLYLMGFDLLTGVFVLTPLAWIDRRPGVTIPRILKHWGVVFVGNFLGAFTVAVLMAYMFTYGFNTDGGKIAQTVAHIGENRTTGYAAYGAAGMLTLFIRGMLCNWMVSMGVVGAMVSTTVGGKVLAMWMPIMLFFFMAFEHSVVNMFLFPFGMMMGGNFTIMDYLIWNEIPTVLGNLVGGLAFTGLTLYSTHVRTGAKRKFN, via the coding sequence ATGGCGTACCTGGTGCCTTCGGAATTCGTGACCAAGATGGTGGACGCGGGCGAATCGAAAATCTACATGGCCACGCGCGACGCGCTGATCCGTGCCTACATGGCCGGCGCGATCCTGGCGCTGGCGGCGGTGTTCGCCGTCAGCTGCACGGTCGCCACCGGCATTCCACTGGTGGGCGCGATGCTGTTCCCGGTGGGCTTCTGCATGCTGTACCTGATGGGCTTCGACCTGCTGACGGGCGTGTTCGTGCTCACGCCGCTGGCCTGGATCGACCGCCGCCCGGGCGTGACCATTCCGCGCATCCTCAAGCACTGGGGCGTGGTCTTCGTCGGCAACTTCCTCGGTGCCTTCACGGTGGCGGTGCTGATGGCCTATATGTTCACGTACGGCTTCAACACCGACGGCGGCAAGATCGCGCAGACCGTGGCGCACATCGGCGAGAACCGTACCACCGGCTACGCCGCCTACGGCGCCGCGGGCATGCTCACGCTGTTCATCCGCGGCATGCTGTGCAACTGGATGGTGTCGATGGGCGTCGTCGGCGCGATGGTCTCCACCACCGTGGGCGGCAAGGTGCTGGCGATGTGGATGCCGATCATGCTGTTCTTCTTCATGGCCTTCGAGCACTCGGTGGTGAACATGTTCCTGTTCCCGTTCGGCATGATGATGGGCGGGAATTTCACGATCATGGATTACCTGATCTGGAACGAGATCCCGACCGTGCTGGGCAACCTCGTGGGCGGCCTGGCGTTCACGGGGCTGACGCTGTACTCGACGCACGTGCGCACGGGCGCCAAGCGTAAATTCAACTGA
- a CDS encoding bifunctional protein-serine/threonine kinase/phosphatase has protein sequence MAARLTLSIGQHTDPGRKSINQDFHGNCVPREPQLSVKGAALAVSDGIGSSDVSHIASETAVAAFLEDYYCTSDAWSVKTSVERVLAATNSWLYAQTQQGQGRYDKDRGYVCTLSAMVIKSNTAHLFHVGDTRICRVHPDGTLEPLTTDHRVWVSPGQSYLARALGVDAHLEIDYRKVGLAPGDLFMLASDGVHEHVSGTEVREALAAAADLNEAARLLVDRALANGSDDNLTVQLVRVETLQAHEAGELLQQMAELPFPPQFEPRSEFDGYRIMRALHGSSRSHLYLALDLASGESVAIKTPSIDLRDDPAYLERFLMEEWIARRIVSPHVVEPVVHERPRSYVYLVTEYLEGVTLAQWLRDRGKPDLDAARGIVGQVAKGLRAFHRLEMLHQDIRPENVMVDRTGTAKIIDFGSASVAGVREMGPVCDSASGAPAGAALFAAPEYFLGEPGTVRSDVFSLGVLAYHMLTGHLPYDVRIPQAKTRAAQRKLVYTPAREHDPSLPAWVDAALEKAVSIDPSKRYEDVDEFVFDLHQPNRAFLDRTRPPLIERSPVAFWKGVSLLLLVALVVDLALRR, from the coding sequence ATGGCGGCCCGACTGACGCTGTCCATCGGCCAGCACACGGACCCGGGCCGCAAGAGCATCAACCAGGACTTCCACGGCAACTGCGTGCCGCGCGAGCCGCAGCTGTCCGTGAAAGGCGCCGCGCTGGCGGTGTCCGACGGCATCGGCAGCAGCGACGTGAGCCACATCGCCAGCGAAACGGCGGTGGCGGCCTTCCTCGAGGATTACTACTGCACTTCGGACGCCTGGTCGGTGAAGACCTCGGTGGAGCGCGTGCTGGCGGCCACCAACTCCTGGCTGTATGCGCAGACCCAACAGGGGCAGGGCCGCTACGACAAGGACCGCGGCTATGTGTGCACGCTGTCGGCAATGGTGATCAAGTCGAACACGGCGCACCTGTTCCACGTGGGCGATACGCGCATCTGCCGCGTGCACCCCGACGGTACGCTGGAACCCTTGACCACGGACCACCGCGTTTGGGTATCGCCGGGCCAGAGCTACCTGGCGCGGGCATTGGGCGTCGATGCCCACCTGGAGATCGACTACCGCAAGGTCGGCCTGGCGCCGGGCGACCTGTTCATGCTGGCCAGCGACGGCGTGCATGAACACGTGTCGGGGACCGAGGTGCGCGAAGCGCTGGCGGCCGCCGCCGACTTGAACGAGGCCGCGCGGCTGCTCGTGGACCGCGCCCTCGCCAATGGCAGCGACGACAACCTGACGGTGCAGCTGGTGCGCGTGGAAACGCTGCAGGCGCACGAGGCGGGCGAACTGCTGCAGCAGATGGCGGAGCTGCCCTTTCCTCCGCAATTCGAACCGCGCAGCGAATTCGACGGCTACCGCATCATGCGCGCGCTGCACGGCAGCAGCCGCAGTCACCTCTACCTGGCGCTCGACCTGGCCAGCGGCGAGAGCGTGGCGATCAAGACGCCGTCGATCGACCTGCGCGACGACCCGGCGTACCTGGAACGCTTCCTGATGGAAGAGTGGATCGCGCGGCGCATCGTCAGCCCGCACGTGGTCGAGCCGGTGGTGCACGAGCGCCCGCGCAGCTATGTCTACCTGGTGACCGAATACCTCGAGGGCGTGACCCTGGCCCAGTGGCTGCGCGACCGCGGCAAGCCGGACCTGGACGCCGCGCGGGGCATCGTCGGGCAGGTGGCGAAGGGCTTGCGCGCCTTCCACCGCCTGGAGATGCTGCACCAGGATATCCGCCCCGAGAACGTGATGGTCGACCGTACCGGTACCGCGAAGATCATCGACTTCGGCTCGGCCAGCGTGGCGGGCGTGCGGGAGATGGGGCCGGTGTGCGACAGCGCGTCCGGCGCGCCGGCCGGCGCGGCGCTGTTCGCAGCCCCCGAATACTTCCTCGGCGAGCCGGGCACCGTGCGTTCCGACGTGTTCTCGCTGGGCGTTCTCGCGTACCACATGCTCACGGGGCACCTGCCATACGACGTGCGCATCCCGCAGGCGAAGACCCGCGCCGCCCAGCGCAAGCTGGTCTATACCCCGGCGCGCGAACACGATCCATCGCTGCCGGCGTGGGTCGACGCGGCGCTGGAGAAGGCGGTTTCAATCGACCCGTCCAAGCGCTACGAAGACGTCGACGAATTCGTCTTCGACCTGCACCAGCCGAACCGCGCCTTCCTCGACCGCACGCGGCCACCGCTGATCGAACGCAGTCCCGTGGCATTCTGGAAAGGCGTGTCGCTGCTGTTGCTGGTGGCGCTGGTGGTCGACCTGGCGCTGCGGCGGTAG